A genomic segment from Dioscorea cayenensis subsp. rotundata cultivar TDr96_F1 unplaced genomic scaffold, TDr96_F1_v2_PseudoChromosome.rev07_lg8_w22 25.fasta BLBR01000638.1, whole genome shotgun sequence encodes:
- the LOC120254795 gene encoding uncharacterized protein LOC120254795 gives MVRGVSSYFDSISPKTSGQVEVSNRELKRILEKMVSHHRKDWADQLDDALWAYRTAYKMGIGTTPYRLIYGKACHLPVELEHIAYRAIKQLNFDPHLISHKRKLQLNELDEWRTMVYDNSLRYKERLKESHDRHIKQAKCFQEGDQVLLFNSRLRLFPGKLKSRWHGPYSATHVFPHGAVEISHPQNGTFNVNGQRLKHYFPGNNTLPKNEGMRVKKVAYKKSRRDPSPPPN, from the coding sequence ATGGTACGGGGTGTCTCATCATACTTCGACTCCATATCACCCAAAACGAGCGGTCAGGTTGAAGTTTCAAATCGGGAGTTGAagcgaatcttagagaaaatgGTGAGTCATCATCGAAAGGATTGGGCTGATCAGCTTGACGATGCACTCTGGGCCTATAGAACGGCTTACAAAATGGGCATTGGAACAACACCATACAGACTAATCTATGGGAAGGCATGCCACTTACCCGTCGAATTGGAGCACATAGCATATCGGGCCATAAAACAGTTAAATTTTGACCCCCACTTGATAAGCCACAAGAGGAAGCTCCAActtaatgagctagatgaatggcgaACGATGGTATATGACAACTCATTACGCTATAAGGAGAGACTGAAGGAAAGCCATGACCGACACATCAAACAAGCTAAGTGCTTCCAAGAGGGAGATCAAGTACTACTCTTCAACTCTCGACTAAGGCTCTTTCCCGGCAAATTGAAATCACGGTGGCATGGACCATATTCAGCCACACATGTGTTCCCTCACGGCGCTGTCGAGATATCTCATCCACAAAATGGAACATTCAATGTCAATGGTCAACGATTGAAACATTACTTTCCGGGTAACAACACTTTGCCAAAGAATGAAG